Part of the Cryptococcus neoformans var. neoformans JEC21 chromosome 11 sequence genome, TATCTTCGGATTTAGCCTTGTCAGCGATTTCTTGTTTAACGCTGTCCTTCTTTTCAACCTTCTCCTATGTGGTTTTATTATCggcagaaggagaggagggaggggcAGAAGGTGCACATGTAGTGGTCTCGGTTTTGATATCAGTGGGCGGAACACTTGTCGCATCCAAGTTTGGAGGTTCCGAggagggtggtgatggtTGTGCAGTAGATGCCTTGCTCTTCGCcactttctcctcctcctctcctttcccctccccctttcctcccttctctccttctatACCCCCCTCCCCATTAGCCCTCTTATCCAAATAATCCAGCAACTTTTTATACACCTCATCCGCATCTTTTCGCGCTCTATCAAACATCTCCTGATACCGTTTCCCTGTTTCCGGTTCAGGGATGGTAAAGAAGGGAtcgatggaggagagggttTGAGCGGAAgtagagaaggagaggagcgCGGTGCCGTAGGCATCAGCTGGCTCGGATGGTTCCGATACGGCAGTGGATGTGGGTACAGAGGCGGTGGcgggaggagatggagcgCTTGAGGTAGCTAGGGTTTGGCTAGATTCCTTCTCTACGCTTGAACCCCCCATATCCGCTGTCGCCTTCGtattttcctcctttttgtCTGGCATGGTGCTCCCCTCGTCGTCGCTTGGCGCAGAAGACGTATTGTCGTCCGTCGTTTTGCTTAAATCTTCTTTATTTCCTTTTGATCTACGAATGCTCATCTCATTACTCGATCTCCTCGATTCTTcccttgaagatgagactGAACGTCGAGAACCGTCTCTAGAGCGTGATCCAGGTGAACGTGAACTCGGACGTGGACGGGATTTACTACGTGATGGATTCGTTGAAGGCGGTGGTGATGAACTTGATAACTCGTCTTCTGATATCGATGTCGACGTTGATGAGTCCTCGCTCATTATATACTGTTGAGAAGCACTCTCCAAGCAGCAATGATGATAAGTTTATGGGATTCTCACTGTTCAGTAGCATCCTTCATCTATTTCATCAATGACAGTGGGGAGCGAGGGTTTTAATATGCTGCTGCAGTTATTGGGAGGTGCATACGTACGGGGCTTCAGTGAAGGGAGGCCAGGTGGAGTCGCTAGATGGTTACATTCTCCTTTCATATGAAGATATTATGACATAATTTTGTCATCCTTCTGGGTGCAAACTGGAAGTGTACGTCAGATTGGTGTAAATGCTGTAAAGCGGTCAGCGTCCAGCGGTAGTCTGGCAAAAGAGGGGAGAAAGGTATCTGTTAATTAAGCGTCCCTCTGCGGCTGGGAACGTTCGCTGaatggatgaagagcgaGCGGGAGCGGACGTAGAGGGAACAATACAGTACATGTAATTAACTAAGACCCAATGAGTTTGATAATATTTACACTACTATCCTAGTGGGTGACTCAACCGTGACGCAGTGCATCGATGCCACAACCACATCACacctccgcctccaccaccaccgccagcagcagcagcaactgCCGGTAACTCAAACCCTGAAGGTATTAGCTCATATGCTGAAAAGGCACCAATGCATCCATACTTCATCTTTAAGGATCTGTACATCCGCCGCCGGAATAACCATGCGTTTATATCCAGATTCTCATATATCAGCACATCCCGCCAGTAACGCCATCCAGACGACGAATCCCTTCGTTTTCTATCCCTCCAGAACTCATTGCCAGCTCACCTGAGGAAATTTCCTTTGCGATCGACCCCTTCGAAGCTTTTTCTATCACTGCCCACAACAGTTCGCCTGGATTCGCCCTGTCTCCCTTGGATCCTTTACCAGAAGATTCGACTTTATGAATGTCAGATGTTGATGACGGTGTGTCAGTTTTCaccctctctcttcttccactcctcACTCTGTCACAGTTCGCACCCCTCGCCAGCCTCCTCTTGTTATGGATTCCGCCAATGTCGCCTTCTGATTTGTTTTGAGGCCAGACGAACAGCCGTGACCTGCTAGGTTATCTGATCCCCCTAACTGTCTTATCAACAGTCTCAGAAGGCCTGGCCGACGTACAATTGACGGTCctcgagaagaggaagagcttcACGATGCTGGGTATTCCCATACCGTGAATGAGGACGATCACCAGAACGTTTATACGTCGTATGggctcctctcctccttccccgTACCCAAATGGAGAGCATGATGTGAAACAATATGAGAGCGACGGAGGCTACAATGGCTATGAGAGTGACCTCGCACCCAATCAGAGCCCCCGTTACTGTAGATCCTCCTGACTCCAATCCTTCCGACTCTGCCCCCGCTCCAGCTTGTCGCCGACGACCTTCTTCCCGCCGATCTGTCTCGATGAGTACAAGTTCTGAGAATAAACTGTAGAGAGGAGGAGCCATGAGAACAGTGTAGACGTCTGGTAAACGGGCCTCGAGTGTTTCTGCATGTTAATGTGGGAGAGGTTATGGATATGTCAAGACTGGGATAGCAACAGGATCAGGCCCGTGAGTAATCTCTGTCCTTCCTCTACGTAAACTATTGCTGAGTATCAATACTTAGCTTGCCAAGTGCTGCCAACTACTAGTGTCTCGAGACGAAAAGTCTTGCGACTGCCCAGCCTATCAATCTACTCAAGATTGTGCACATGTTTCGCAGCACATCAATATATAAGACGTTTCCCAACGCCAGGCTTGAAAACCACACACGCGGGAACCTAGACATGGTCATACTCGTGCACTACCAGATTCGATaacttccttctcttctactCCGTACAACAGAGCCGGAATGAGGCAGACACTATGAAGAACCAAGGAAGACGTGTTATGGTATACAAGAAAGCCGCAATCTCTGCGACCACATTACTCAATGATGTTCGGGCGGAAAAGTacatggaggaggataccgaggatgaagacaaTGACGTTGGCGACGATCCTCGGTGCGGAGTCGGATGCGTGCATGATGTTTGCCGACAAACAAGAGAAGTCatcgtccccaacaagcCTCCCTGACCACTTGCGAGCATTCTCTTGAAATATCTTTCTCTTACCCTCCGCTCCATTGCTCATGCCCACAAACTTCTCCATTTGGATGAAGGCGCGGGATACAGATGTAGCCAGCGGCTATCAGATCAGCTGCTACGTGAAGGACGTTCCTTTTCGGACCAATTTTCGAATTCTCCACACAATGAGTGCGGAGAAAATACGCTTTGAACTCGCCAGATGCCCCAGGCCTGGATGCTGCCGAGATACTGGCCGGCCCTGACCTCTCCTCTCATGGCTTAGCAGATTTTAAAAGCGAGATTGGCTTTTCAAGGACCGTCTTCGATCTGTACATATCTTTCGTATGCGCCCGGAGACGCACCTCCATGCATACCTTCCTTCAGTTGTTCTATTGGCAATTAGCTTAACGTGGGCTTTCGAGATACCTTTGTGTCCATCAGAACCTTCATTCACGCCTCCCTCGCCTTTCTTAAGCTCATTGGTTGGGGTACGGTCATGACATGTCTGAAGTGTGGCCGGAATTCGGAGACTGTCCTCCGGGAAGGGACCGTAATTCATTTCTCAGCCATTTACCTGTTCGCTGCCCATTTACCTGTTCTCGGCCCTTTACGTGACTGCTGGTTCTTTCCCTCCTGCTACTCTACAGATTGTCAACGGTCATGACCATCATTATGCTAACTACACACttctttgccctttccGATACAGGAGCCGCAGTCTCTACTTGATCCCTCCATAGTAGCGGCACATCAGCTCAAATCTTATCCATCAGAAAAATATCGGGTTGTGTCGTTAAATGGTGGAGCGCGGGGTCCAGCCAGCTTTGCAACGTCCAGTAAGCTGCCCCACTAACCGAGACGTATACTCCAGCATACCGACCGAtgcaggagaagattgaagatTTGGACGATGAGAATAGGTGCAAGGAGTACTATGACGGGTTGAGTCAATTCTTACTTCGTTTAATCCTACGCAGCTAACAAGTATTTTTCAGAGTCAtcaggaagaaaaagatgtGCATGGTGGGTGGTATTGCTGGTCCGGTACACGCTGTCATCCGTTCCCCCCCAAATATCATGCCGACCTCGGAAGGACGAGATtatttcttttctcttctccaatgcTTCTTCCCTGTGCTGCCCAAGGTAATAAGATCCAAGCTCTGAAGAGCACACTTGGCTGATATCACTATCAAGGTTTACGTTAATAAACAGATTTGTCGGGGGAATGCGGTTTGCGACTTCTTCCTGGTGACAAACTGCTttttggaagaaaagggaaagtgTTTTTGCTGGGGCCCAAGCGTGAGTGCACAAACCACATTCGACTCAATTTTGGGGTACCAGTGACACGGGCCACCGTGTCGACGCACGAGCCCACTGTGCCACAGCCCACCGACGAGTCTTGCAGACTtttactcttcttccttccacaGGAATACGTTATACATTGTACTTCCTCGCAGGATGAGAACAGCCACGACGCAAGTGGAACGGTTATGGGGCTCTCACAGAGACAGGTGACTATGTGGCTCAGATCTCTCAGATTGTCCATGCCAAATCGAAGATGACTATGTAGCTGACGATGACCTTCATGGATATTGCAGCAACCACTGCAAAACATAGCATACCACCAGTGCTAGTTTTGCCTGCACCTTGCCAACTATAACTGTCAACGCCCCTTCGGACGCCTTCTCGAACGCTACTACGAacgcttctcttctctggACTCCAtccgaacgcagtgagaCACTGCCGTGTCTACAGTCGGTTGGCTCCTCTCTCGGAAACTACAGCACTGCTAGTCCACTCTTCGAGAACTCTGAACAATTAGACACCACCACTCCAGCTGCGCCAGCCATGTCGACCATCGGTGATCGATAATCACATCAATTCCCTAGCACCGCCTTCAAAGCGATTGAGATGGAGCTTGGAGTCATAAAGAACATAGTAATGTACTTCTATAAGATTGCTTTGTATTCTGCCACCATTGATAAGCGGTAGGTGAAACCGTAATTGTTTCGTATCCTTCTAATTACTAATGTCTGAATGTCTAGTTTTGCCCAGATCCTCTGTACTGGAGAAGCCATCCGAAAATTCAGAGATAGCGTGGCCGCCGCGGAGGGAATAATGACAGCTAGAGAATATGTGTTAGTTATgctggtgagttttttttttctttttttggttcGAGTGGTTATCATTAACTCTTCTGCGGACATTCACACTGATAGTACTTGTTGGCAAGACGATGATCTGGATGCTGCGGGCAGTCTACCAAGCTATGCTTccaaggaaagaaaagatggtcGTCATCTGTCCACTGGTTGCCATCAAGTAGGAATTCTTTGCGAAGGCTCAGGAATTTCTCATACCATTGCACTACTGGGAATCAGGAAATGACCTTCCGACTTCAGAAGACATTCTGATCTTCTTATCTGTGGAAGAGATACCTAAAAAAGATTTCCAAGCTTGGTTAACAGCAAATGCTTATGCGGCTGTAAGTTGTACTGGTTAATAATGGAAAGTTTTTTCTGATATGCTCCTTCTGACAGGGAAGACTTGTGTATGAGGAAGTGCATCAAGTATTGACAGCGTCAGGATGGAGAGTTTCCATGTCTGGAATCAGTATACTTTCAATGTTCAGTATTCCAAAAGTTAGGAAGGTATTCCTAAAAATTATCACTGGAATTCTGTTCCATAAGCTCAACTGGTTGATCTCTATCTCCAATACATGCAGGGTTTGTATCAATACCCTGCCGAGACCAACGACAGTGAAGCCGATCCCACCGACTTTGTACCCAACCCTTACTTCGATAGCCATCATTCAGACCTTCTTGCCCCTACGACGATCCAGAGCATTCATGTCACTCCCACGAGCCCCACCTTATACATCCTCCACACAGAAACCGAAACTCTCTACCGCTCATTCGATGACACCCTCGACTCTGGTTGTTTCACCTCCGACCTGCAGGCCTACCTGCACGTCACGCCCCTGGTCCCCCGGGACAAGTGCGATCCAAGCGAGGATGATGTGGTTGAATGGAGTTTGCAAAGAAAGACCCCATTGAGGTGGAGAAACAGGCATATTCGGGAGATCACAGGGAAAAAGAGGTCATGTCAGAATTGCTGCCAGGCTTTGAGCCTTTAGCAAGTCACCTGGTGTATTCTCTAAACGTGTGGTTTGCCCTGGCGAAGCTACACGACACACAGGTGAAACTCTTTAAAGCCATGGATGACGAGCTTTTGGCATTTGGGAAGACACTTCGAGCTTTCAAGGCAAAACCGACGTCTGACAGCAGCTGCAAGTCGCAAAAGGATCCACATTTCTTGACAAGCCTTGGGTATGGAAACTCCCAAAACTCAAACGATGGATCACACGCTATCTTCAGTTCAACCTTTCGGGCCTACTGTTGGTTATATCACGGAAATGGTCAGTACACTTACATCCGTCCGAAAAGACTGCCCCCTGCTAACATTTTGTTTGATGGTGTGGCAGGGTGAATTGCAGCACACGAGCTTGAAAAGACCCTTGCGAAGTATCGCACGATGATCAGTCATGCAGTGTAAGCTATCGGCTCTTGCTGGAATTGAATGCGTAACAATTTCCTCAAGCTTCCTTTCCTTACCTATTTTACTTTCTAAACCTCTAACCTCTGCCATACCTCATAAAAACATGACGACTTTGTCAAACAAccctgaagaagagagctCGGATTACCAGACTGACACCGCTGGCGGCAGATCGGTCAAAACATCATCCTGGGTAAGGCAACCCTCTTTCAAACCCCTTCCTTCACTGCCCTCCAACACACccacttcctccctctctttaCAAAATCCAGGAGTTGGAGATCAGCCCCCTCTTGCCGGGATTTCAATTCCCTCAGCCGACCCTCAAgcccttctcccctccAGCAACCTAACCTCCACCCAAGACGCCGAAGCACAGGATGATTCTGAGCTTTTGGCGCATTCCCTTTTATCTTGGGCGATCTGCGGTAAGTTTATTCAACTGCATGGTTCCGAGTACTACTCATTTAATACTGGATAATTCAGCAACAGTCGAGGTACTCCTCGCAGTCGTTTTGCTTGGCCTGACATGAAGGGCCGTCAATGGCGACCCAATCCTTAAGACGTGAGTTTAGACCACTTGTTACTGGACAAGTCACCCAACCAAAAAAACACCAAAAAAacaccaaaaaaagaaactgAAACTAAAGCTCTCCTGATTTGAATAATAGGGCCATCAGAGCCGTTAGCCTTGTTTCTATTGTTTGGTTTGGCTATCGGGCCCCAGATGTATACAGCAAGAGGGGCTTGGAAGCCGAAAAGGACTTTGCGAGGTAACtaaaaaagcaaaaaaggCCGATAGCTAAGACCTGTCTTAGTTAATTGCCCACGTCGTGTTCCGGGTAAATGGGTCAAATCGGCCTCTTGATGCATATGTTATGTAAgttattcttcatcattaCTACTTCACATCATCTTTTAACACTCACTGCCAAGATCATAAActgatcatcatccatgGGGGGAAATGTCCTGACCTAAGTGTTCGCGAAGGCAGATATTTCTCTGATCCCTTGGTGAGAATCTCAAACACATTCCCTAGGCCCTTGCCATATATATTGCCGTTCTCATACATTTCTACAATTATTTTACTTCGGAAGAAAAAATCGGCAGGGATAGTGTCCATCTGCTCAGGCCGGTTTGCGAGGATTTGATCTCGGACTCGATCAGCGAAGCAGCTTAACTGCTTAATCATTTCATCAAAATTGGTATCACCGCCAGTTGACCAGGCATCGGGGAGGTAATGGTTGATTTCCCAGTTGTGTAGTATGTGTAAAGCCGCTGTTATAGCTCTGGCAGCTACTAACCACTGCCATCGATGgcattggagaagaaagcacAAATATTAATACTGGAACACAATAGAAAGAAACTGGCTTGTAATGGtttttgtttctttttctttagGTAAACCCCGAACTCACGGTTCGATATTCCGACAGAAGGGTTTCATCGATTTGAGGTTGCTCAGGACTCTGTCCCGACTGTACGCGCTGCTCAATATCATGTCTCAAATAGCATTCGCAAAGGTGAACGCTGTCCAGAGTCAAAAGCCAAGCATTACACAATTCGGATCTTGACATCTATAGTTTTTCAATCAATTGAGCAGAAGCCCATTAACTAATACATATTTGTGCATCGGCGTTAAGAATCGATAATGACTCACTGATACTAAAGGAGTGTTGAATCTTGCAAAGTGatacttcttctcttcggGTATGTTGCCATGTCGATAGACAATTGATGAATGAGAGTCGTTGACTTTGTTGAAAGCGGAATTTGCCAGGAGATCTCCCGTCTCGTTGAAGAACTTAAGGGCATTGGGGTACAGATCAAGACAATctgggaagaaaggaacTATCTGGGGAATTTGGCCGATGGGCAGATAGGCTGGAGGGCCGCTGGAGACGTCCATCTCGTTCGGATTTCTTAAGAGCTGTTGCAataaaagaagatgaatcAAGAGAGTTAGTTGGCAGAATATCAATTGTCTTGCACCCATAGAACGAAAAGGTAAAGATTATGAAAGGCGGAAAGGCGGAAAGGCGGAAAGGCGACGGGAAGCCAGCCGAAAAGACATCAGGCAAAAAAAGGTAAGGTAGAAACTCGTGAAAAGGATTGCGTCTTACATGGGGAGGGATACACGCTGAGTGCGAATGAAGACGACTCCTTCGGGATCGTTCACGAGGTTACGACTAGCAGGAGGATATGGATCATTTGCATGAGCGGAGTTTATTATTTGTTCCATATTATAGATTGTGTCATCCCAAGTAGTAATCATTCATTACCGGACAAATCAGCGACAATGAAGGTACTCATGGCAGTCGCATTGATGACTTGACACGGGCAGCCATCCATGGTCATCCAAACCTCAAAACTTGAGTTGAGACCACCTACTATGATGCAAAAGTGGTATCGTGTTTTGGTTTCGTAGGGAGGAGCGATCGTATCCAACTTTGGCGGTTTTCAGGGTGGTGGCGCCAAGTGAAGCTATCATCCCCTCACTCTTACCTTCCTTTCACACCCCCTTCTGaccctccctcctctcccggTACCGGCAGCCTTCTTATCCAAATAATCCATCAACTTCCGGTAcgcctcatcttcatctttcgcGCTTTATCGAATAACTCCTGATATCGCGTTCCTGTCTCCAGATCCGGTATAGTGGAGGAAAAATCAATGGAAGGGAGGAATTCGGTGGGGGTGCGTACAGACGGAGAGGAGGGCTGTGCCATAGGGTTTGCTGGTTTGGGCATAGCCGGAGCATAAAAGATCAAGCGACGGACGGAACAGACACCATAAAGCATCCACTCACAAGTCGCAACCTATCGTTACGTAAACGAAAGCCCCGAACGCGTCGACGCGCTTGggtgtgtgtgtgtgtaAACAATCATcactttcctctctcttcgaTTCAACCTTTCTTTTCTACCCATATCAATTCATCGCCCATATATAATTCTAGCTAAATATCGCGGCCTACGACGTGTGTCATCAATACCGATATAAGAATTCTCGCCAACCACGACTTACCTCAGTTCCTGCAATATCAAGCTACGTGGGAAATCGGTGTCATTGTATCAAATCGAAAGCGATTGAAGATAATCAATAGAtaggatgggaagggaaatAATTTCATTACAGGTGAGCCACGAAGCTCTccaaaggaggaaaagcgTGGGCTAATCATCTGTAATGCAGGCTGGGCAAGCTGGTAACCAGAGTACGTATTTCTAACGAATCAGACCTGTGATAGTGCTGACATCCGCCGTTATAGTCGGAGCACAAGTAAGTGATCTCCCTGGATTGCCCCATGTACCATCGCCAGCCGGCTTCATCTAACGTCCACCTGTAGTTTTGGCAAAAACTCTGTGCCGAACATGGCATCTCCCCCCAAGGTGACCTCGAAGACTGGGCGGCCGATGGGGGCCAGGGTGATCGTAAAGACGTTTTCTTTTATCAAGCAGACGACGAGCATTATATTCCTCGAGCGATTCTTATTGACCTCGAACCTCGAGTAAGTACTTGATATAATTGTCATCGACTTCAAAAGGAAATTTCTTGACAGAGATACTAGGTAATCAACAGTATCCTCACTTCCCCATTCAAAGGTCTTTATAACCCCGAAAACATCTATGTATCAAaagatggtggtggcgCTGGTAATAACTGGGCGCAAGGTTACAGTGCGGGAGAAAAGGTCTATGATGAtttgatggagatgattgatCGAGAAGCGGACGGCAGTGATTCCCTTGAAGTGAgtttcttttcccatccGACTTTCTCGTTCCACTTGAGTTGACAGGAATCTTGGTTTAGGGCTTCATGCTTCTCCATTCTATAGCAGGTGGTACAGGATCCGGTCTCGGCTCTTaccttctcgaacgccTCAACGATCGTTTCCCCAAAAAACTTATTCAGACCTACTCTGTCTTTCCAGAATCATCCGATGTTGTCGTTCAACCTTACAattctcttctcgccaCGAAGCGACTAGTAAACAATGCCGATAGTGTGGTGGTGCTGGATAATGCCGCTTTGACGAGGATTGCGGCGGATAGACTTCATATCCAAGACCCAAGCTTTGTACAGACTAACCAGTTGGTGAGTTTGACCTTTATCCACTGGGTCCTGACCGACCCGTGAAAAGTTTACTGACAAGTACATCTTCTAGGCGGCAACAGTGATGGCAGCGTCTACCACAACCCTTCGTTACCCTAGTTATATGAACAATGACCTAGTAGGCATCATCGCCAGCCTTATCCCCACACCTAGATGTCATTTTTTGATGACCTCCTATACTCCATTCACTGGCGACGAAATTGACAAGGtacttcctctccttcctctttttttcttctgggGAATCTTTCACCCTACTTACATCAAAACTTCTCTTTCCGTAGGCTAAATCCATTCGCAAAACCACAACTCTCGACGTCATGcgccgccttctccaacctAAAAACCGCATGGTCAGCACGACATCCACCAAATCATCCGCCTACATCTCTTgcctcaacatcatctctgGCGATGTTGATCCGACAGATGTGCATAAATCATTATTAAGGATAAGGGAAAGGCAGCTTGCAAACTTCATCCCATGGGGACCAGCGAGTATACAAGTGGCGCTtacgaggaagaggggtaTGGGCGCGGGAAGTAATAGGGTTAGTGGAGTTATGATGGCGAATCATACCAGTATGGCTAGTGTGcgtcccttcttttccctttttgcttctccatctccttcttacTTTCAACTGACGCATTTCGCTTCACGCATCTCATTCTTTTAAAACAGTTGTTCAAGCGAATGCTCCACCAGTACGACATGCTCCGCAAACGTAACGCCTTCCTCGAACAatacaaaaaagaagacatGTTTGCCAATGGGCTTGAAGAGTTTGACGATGCGAGAAGGGTGGTGCAAGAATTGCAGGAAGAATATTTGGCGGCGGAACGACCGGATTATATCGATTTTGGGGGGGAGTAAATGAGCAGCGCATAGAGAGAGAATAGAGAGTAGGAGTTAAGAGCTTGAAGGTTggagggggaagatgtGGAGCCGTGGAGCCGTGAAACTGCGGACTGGATGCGAAGATCGTAGTAATGGGATTCATAAgaggtgatggtggataGATGTATTTGGGATTTGAGGCTTCCTTTTTATGTACGATAATATTCACATCCTGTAATCAAAAGGGGATGATATCGATGTGATTGTATATACATACAAACTTCATTCAAGTACATTTCGTGTGATCACGAAAA contains:
- a CDS encoding Tubulin gamma chain (Gamma tubulin), putative — translated: MGREIISLQAGQAGNQIGAQFWQKLCAEHGISPQGDLEDWAADGGQGDRKDVFFYQADDEHYIPRAILIDLEPRVINSILTSPFKGLYNPENIYVSKDGGGAGNNWAQGYSAGEKVYDDLMEMIDREADGSDSLEGFMLLHSIAGGTGSGLGSYLLERLNDRFPKKLIQTYSVFPESSDVVVQPYNSLLATKRLVNNADSVVVLDNAALTRIAADRLHIQDPSFVQTNQLAATVMAASTTTLRYPSYMNNDLVGIIASLIPTPRCHFLMTSYTPFTGDEIDKAKSIRKTTTLDVMRRLLQPKNRMVSTTSTKSSAYISCLNIISGDVDPTDVHKSLLRIRERQLANFIPWGPASIQVALTRKRGMGAGSNRVSGVMMANHTSMASLFKRMLHQYDMLRKRNAFLEQYKKEDMFANGLEEFDDARRVVQELQEEYLAAERPDYIDFGGE